The Brachybacterium huguangmaarense genome contains a region encoding:
- a CDS encoding DNA-formamidopyrimidine glycosylase family protein, protein MPELPEVDALVGFLRTRAVGERVERADLAELSLLKTYDPPLTALVGRTVDDVSRVGKALILTLGDLELVCRLARAGWLAWHDRVPATAVRMGRGPLGLRVSFTSGAGFDLREAGTTKNASVALVHDRHEVPAVAQAGPDAGSIDAETFAAALGGTRARIKNALVDQRLLAGIGNAYSDEILHVARLSPFAPAHGVDPDHVLEAMRGVLGTAREALEGLPPAQIKAAKKRGLRVHGRAGEPCPVCGTTIAEVSYADTSLQYCPTCQTGGRRLSDRRMDRLLR, encoded by the coding sequence ATGCCGGAGCTGCCCGAGGTCGACGCTCTCGTGGGCTTCCTGCGCACGCGGGCCGTCGGCGAGCGCGTCGAGCGCGCCGACCTCGCCGAGCTGAGCCTCCTGAAGACCTATGACCCGCCGCTGACCGCCCTGGTCGGCCGCACGGTCGACGACGTCTCCCGAGTGGGCAAGGCGCTCATCCTGACCCTGGGCGACCTCGAGCTGGTGTGCCGCCTCGCGCGCGCCGGCTGGCTCGCCTGGCACGACCGCGTGCCGGCCACGGCGGTGCGCATGGGCCGGGGCCCGCTCGGGCTGCGCGTGTCCTTCACCTCGGGCGCGGGCTTCGACCTGCGCGAGGCGGGGACCACCAAGAACGCCTCCGTCGCCCTCGTGCACGACCGTCACGAGGTGCCGGCCGTCGCGCAGGCCGGGCCGGACGCCGGCTCGATCGACGCCGAGACCTTCGCGGCCGCGCTCGGCGGCACGCGGGCGCGCATCAAGAACGCGCTCGTGGATCAGAGGCTGCTCGCGGGCATCGGCAACGCGTACTCCGACGAGATCCTGCACGTCGCCCGCCTGTCCCCCTTCGCCCCCGCGCACGGGGTCGACCCGGACCACGTGCTCGAGGCGATGCGCGGCGTGCTGGGCACGGCGCGCGAGGCGCTCGAGGGCCTGCCGCCCGCGCAGATCAAGGCCGCCAAGAAGCGCGGTCTGCGGGTGCACGGCCGCGCGGGCGAGCCGTGCCCGGTGTGCGGGACCACGATCGCGGAGGTCTCGTACGCCGACACCTCGCTGCAGTACTGCCCCACGTGCCAGACGGGCGGCCGGCGGCTGAGCGACCGTCGGATGGACCGGCTGCTCCGGTAG
- a CDS encoding sterol carrier family protein, which produces MIRRRTDPEEGRAALRAWAAEPAAARRAVLGPAVRHTLELFAEEFPGGSVELRVPPYGAVQAVAGMHHHRGTPPAVVETDAATWLELVTGSLTWSAARAAGRISASGERSDLTEMLPLPGPRRDVRDLETGERA; this is translated from the coding sequence GTGATCCGCCGTCGCACCGATCCGGAGGAGGGCCGCGCGGCCCTGCGCGCCTGGGCCGCCGAGCCCGCGGCCGCCCGACGGGCCGTGCTCGGTCCCGCCGTGCGCCACACGCTCGAGCTGTTCGCCGAGGAGTTCCCCGGCGGGAGCGTCGAGCTGCGCGTGCCCCCGTACGGGGCCGTGCAGGCGGTCGCGGGCATGCACCACCACCGCGGCACCCCTCCCGCCGTGGTCGAGACCGACGCCGCGACCTGGCTCGAGCTCGTCACCGGGAGCCTGACCTGGTCCGCGGCCCGTGCCGCGGGCCGCATCAGCGCGAGCGGGGAGCGCAGCGACCTCACCGAGATGCTGCCCCTGCCCGGCCCGCGTCGCGACGTGCGCGACCTCGAGACGGGGGAGCGCGCATGA
- the dtd gene encoding D-aminoacyl-tRNA deacylase: MRAVLQRVDSASVEVDGEVVGAVEGEGLLVLLGVTHGDGAEQVATIARKICELRILEGERSVSEAGAAVLVVSQFTLYGQTRKGRRPSWTQAAPGPVAEPLVDAVVAAVRERGVEAATGRFGAHMRVSLVNDGPFTVLVEA, from the coding sequence GTGAGGGCCGTGCTCCAGCGGGTGGACTCCGCGAGCGTCGAGGTCGACGGCGAGGTCGTCGGCGCGGTCGAGGGCGAGGGGCTGCTCGTGCTGCTCGGCGTCACGCACGGCGACGGGGCCGAGCAGGTCGCCACGATCGCCCGCAAGATCTGCGAGCTGAGGATCCTCGAGGGCGAGCGCTCGGTGTCCGAGGCGGGCGCGGCCGTGCTCGTGGTCTCGCAGTTCACGCTCTACGGCCAGACCCGCAAGGGACGGCGCCCCTCCTGGACGCAGGCCGCGCCCGGACCGGTCGCCGAGCCGCTCGTGGACGCGGTCGTGGCGGCCGTGCGCGAGCGCGGGGTCGAGGCGGCGACCGGTCGCTTCGGCGCCCACATGCGCGTCTCGCTCGTCAACGACGGCCCCTTCACGGTTCTCGTCGAGGCCTGA
- the purF gene encoding amidophosphoribosyltransferase — protein MARGDGLLTHDLLPGEKGPQDSCGVFGVFAPGEEVAKLTYYGLYALQHRGQESAGIAASNGSQILVYKDMGLVSQVFDEAALNSLTGHIAIGHARYSTTGGSVWSNAQPTLGPRRDGTVALAHNGNLVNTHELVDLLAERTGGTARRAGEIARGNTTDTALVTALLNTPGELSDSLRDLMPHLRGAYCFVLMDETSLYAARDPQGIRPLVLGRLERGWVVASETAALDICGASFVREIAPGEMITIDEQGLRSEQVIEPQPKGCVFEYVYLARPDTRIAGRSVNESRIEMGRQLAREHAVEADLVIPTPESGTPAAIGYAQESGIPYGQGMVKNAYVGRTFIQPSQTIRQLGIRLKLNPLREVIAGKRLVVIDDSIVRGNTQRAVVRMLREAGAAEVHVRISSPPVRWPCYYGIDFASRAELIANGLDADEIARSIGADSLGFISEDGMIAATRQEPEHLCTACFTGTYPVRLPDPSLLGKSVLELKRGGAEAAAREAELHPVGAASEAPRTSPRAADRTEEPAR, from the coding sequence GTGGCACGAGGCGACGGACTCCTGACTCATGACCTCCTCCCCGGTGAGAAGGGGCCGCAGGACTCCTGCGGCGTCTTCGGCGTCTTCGCCCCCGGCGAGGAGGTCGCCAAGCTCACCTATTACGGGCTGTACGCGCTGCAGCACCGTGGGCAGGAGTCGGCCGGCATCGCCGCCTCCAACGGCTCGCAGATCCTCGTCTACAAGGACATGGGACTGGTCTCCCAGGTGTTCGACGAGGCCGCCCTCAACTCCCTGACGGGGCACATCGCGATCGGGCACGCCCGCTACTCGACGACCGGCGGCTCCGTCTGGTCCAACGCCCAGCCGACCCTGGGGCCGCGTCGCGACGGCACCGTCGCCCTCGCCCACAACGGCAACCTCGTCAACACCCACGAGCTCGTCGACCTTCTCGCCGAGCGCACGGGGGGCACCGCCCGCCGCGCGGGCGAGATCGCGCGCGGCAACACGACCGACACCGCGCTCGTGACCGCGCTGCTCAACACGCCCGGCGAGCTCTCGGACTCGCTGCGCGACCTCATGCCCCACCTGCGCGGCGCCTACTGCTTCGTGCTCATGGACGAGACGTCGCTCTACGCCGCGCGGGACCCCCAGGGCATCCGGCCTCTCGTGCTCGGGCGCCTCGAGCGCGGCTGGGTCGTGGCGTCCGAGACCGCCGCCCTGGACATCTGCGGCGCGAGCTTCGTGCGCGAGATCGCGCCCGGCGAGATGATCACGATCGACGAGCAGGGCCTGCGCAGCGAGCAGGTGATCGAGCCCCAGCCCAAGGGCTGCGTGTTCGAGTACGTCTACCTCGCCCGCCCCGACACCCGCATCGCGGGGCGCAGCGTCAACGAGTCGCGCATCGAGATGGGCCGCCAGCTCGCCCGCGAGCACGCCGTCGAGGCGGACCTCGTGATCCCGACGCCGGAGTCGGGCACCCCGGCCGCGATCGGCTACGCCCAGGAGTCCGGCATCCCGTACGGCCAGGGCATGGTCAAGAACGCCTACGTCGGGCGCACCTTCATCCAGCCCAGCCAGACCATCCGCCAGCTCGGGATCCGGCTCAAGCTCAACCCTCTGCGCGAGGTCATCGCGGGCAAGCGCCTCGTCGTCATCGACGACTCGATCGTGCGCGGCAACACCCAGCGCGCCGTCGTGCGCATGCTGCGCGAGGCCGGCGCGGCCGAGGTCCACGTGCGGATCTCCTCGCCGCCCGTCCGCTGGCCCTGCTACTACGGGATCGACTTCGCGAGCCGCGCCGAGCTGATCGCCAACGGCCTCGACGCCGACGAGATCGCCCGCTCGATCGGGGCGGACTCCCTCGGCTTCATCTCCGAGGACGGCATGATCGCCGCGACCCGCCAGGAGCCGGAGCACCTGTGCACCGCCTGCTTCACCGGCACCTACCCGGTGCGGCTGCCCGATCCGTCGCTCCTGGGCAAGAGCGTGCTCGAGCTCAAGCGGGGCGGCGCCGAGGCGGCCGCGCGCGAGGCCGAGCTGCACCCGGTCGGCGCCGCCTCCGAGGCCCCGAGAACCTCGCCCCGCGCCGCCGACCGCACCGAGGAGCCCGCCCGATGA
- a CDS encoding phosphotransferase: MSQSLDGSELLTGPEAGGLLVSAVSNAGGVLQSWELDHVDHRPGRSTKALYRTLVSWPELDGPHAAPREELFGASAHIGEPEKDLRNAEQSLLMTDGDITVRVWRYPNDPWLPMLARVCYPDVVGATLEELGVATGAAPGTPLPLDVVSYRPGRRAVLRVQLAGAAVYLKVMQPHRSGEIVERHQHLASAGVPVPAVLAHHEGLVVLAELPGRPLARAVLEEGTAACRAEDLVALLDRLPASLYTAPLRAPWTDSAAFYAGIVGSSVPALGSRLDALVGAIRAGLADVDRRIGLRPHDVVHGDFYEAQVFVDGGRVVGLLDIDTVGPGRRADDLACLLAHLSVLADYGATGRIAPEVHARVEQAITAWGATFAERVDPQELSLRAAGVVLSLATGPHRQQEAAWEAATEAIVRVAERWAAHARALAASGRSERHVPPVRSDASFPPMPQAPSSRIAARPPAHSGPVPDPSSDRDAPTQERRLRSLDGGRP; the protein is encoded by the coding sequence ATGTCGCAATCCCTCGACGGCTCGGAGCTGCTCACGGGTCCGGAGGCGGGCGGGCTCCTGGTCTCGGCCGTGTCCAACGCCGGCGGTGTGCTCCAGTCCTGGGAGCTCGACCATGTCGACCACCGTCCCGGCCGGTCCACCAAGGCGCTGTACCGCACGCTCGTGTCCTGGCCCGAGCTCGACGGGCCCCACGCCGCGCCGCGCGAGGAGCTGTTCGGCGCGAGCGCCCACATCGGCGAGCCGGAGAAGGACCTCCGCAACGCCGAGCAGTCCCTGCTCATGACGGACGGCGACATCACGGTGCGCGTGTGGCGCTACCCCAACGACCCGTGGCTGCCGATGCTCGCGCGCGTGTGCTACCCGGACGTGGTCGGCGCGACCCTCGAGGAGCTCGGGGTCGCGACGGGTGCGGCACCGGGGACCCCGCTCCCCCTCGACGTCGTCTCGTACCGCCCCGGGCGCCGCGCCGTGCTGCGCGTGCAGCTCGCGGGGGCGGCCGTGTACCTCAAGGTGATGCAGCCCCACCGCAGCGGCGAGATCGTCGAGCGCCATCAGCACCTGGCGTCGGCGGGCGTGCCGGTGCCCGCCGTGCTCGCCCATCACGAGGGCCTCGTCGTGCTCGCGGAGCTGCCGGGCCGTCCGCTCGCGCGGGCCGTGCTCGAGGAGGGCACGGCCGCGTGCCGCGCCGAGGACCTCGTGGCGCTGCTCGACCGCCTGCCCGCCTCGCTCTACACGGCGCCCCTGCGCGCCCCGTGGACCGACTCGGCCGCGTTCTACGCGGGCATCGTCGGCTCCTCCGTGCCGGCGCTCGGGTCCCGGCTCGACGCGCTCGTGGGCGCGATCCGGGCGGGGCTCGCCGACGTCGACCGGCGCATCGGGCTGCGCCCGCACGACGTCGTGCACGGCGACTTCTACGAGGCCCAGGTGTTCGTCGACGGCGGGCGCGTGGTGGGCCTGCTGGACATCGACACGGTCGGGCCGGGGCGGCGCGCCGATGACCTCGCGTGCCTCCTCGCGCACCTGAGCGTGCTCGCCGACTACGGCGCGACGGGCCGCATCGCGCCCGAGGTCCACGCCCGGGTCGAGCAGGCGATCACGGCGTGGGGGGCGACCTTCGCCGAGCGCGTCGACCCGCAGGAGCTCTCGCTGCGCGCCGCCGGGGTGGTGCTGAGCCTGGCCACGGGCCCGCATCGCCAGCAGGAGGCCGCGTGGGAGGCCGCGACCGAGGCGATCGTGCGCGTCGCCGAGCGCTGGGCGGCGCACGCCCGGGCGCTCGCGGCGAGCGGACGGTCCGAACGGCATGTGCCGCCCGTCCGGAGCGACGCGAGCTTCCCCCCGATGCCCCAGGCCCCGTCCTCCCGGATCGCGGCGCGTCCGCCCGCCCACAGCGGTCCGGTGCCGGACCCGTCGTCCGATCGGGACGCCCCGACGCAGGAGCGGCGCCTCCGGTCGCTCGACGGGGGCCGGCCGTGA
- a CDS encoding DUF3151 domain-containing protein — MSDSETTSTPDPQSAPKPPQNLLGIAPTLLPEDHPDMEVAAAIAEGADPSEQAALHPASSLAWALLGQEALAENEVVAAYAYARTGYHRGLDALRRAGWRGQGPIPASHAPNRGFLRALAVLGEAARRIGEDDEAARIEDLLRDADPSLLD, encoded by the coding sequence ATGTCCGATTCCGAGACCACATCCACGCCCGATCCCCAGTCCGCGCCGAAGCCCCCGCAGAACCTGCTGGGCATCGCCCCGACCCTGCTGCCCGAGGATCACCCCGACATGGAGGTCGCGGCCGCCATCGCCGAGGGCGCCGACCCGAGCGAGCAGGCCGCCCTGCATCCCGCCTCGAGCCTGGCCTGGGCGCTCCTGGGCCAGGAGGCGCTCGCCGAGAACGAGGTCGTCGCCGCCTACGCGTACGCCCGGACCGGCTACCACCGCGGCCTCGACGCCCTGCGCCGGGCCGGCTGGCGCGGCCAGGGCCCGATCCCCGCCTCCCACGCCCCCAACCGCGGCTTCCTGCGCGCCCTCGCGGTGCTGGGCGAGGCCGCGCGACGCATCGGCGAGGACGACGAGGCGGCCCGCATCGAGGACCTCCTGCGCGACGCGGACCCGAGCCTGCTCGACTGA
- the purM gene encoding phosphoribosylformylglycinamidine cyclo-ligase, with the protein MTTPAPTGAITYAGAGVDTRAGDRAVELMKEAVAATHGPEVLGGVGAFAGLLDVSALKDYRRPLLASSTDGVGTKIAVARALDVHDTIGQDLVAMVVDDIIVVGARPLAMTDYIACGRVVPERIADIVRGIAEGCRIAGCALVGGETAEHPGLMGPDDYDVAGAAVGVVEADAVLGPERVRAGDVVIGMDSSGLHSNGYSLVRAVLAARGYGWERHDDELGRTLGEEALEPTRIYTADLLDLLGSPAGAGLHALSHVTGGGLAANLARVIPAGLGARIDRGTWTPGAIFSRLGAWGSVPLADLEATLNMGIGMVAVVAEDEADATIAHLGARGLGARAIGEMLADDELPAAAGDDVLTRGAKGVDGGAVLMSGVHPGRG; encoded by the coding sequence ATGACGACACCCGCCCCGACCGGCGCGATCACCTATGCCGGCGCCGGCGTCGACACCCGCGCCGGCGACCGCGCCGTCGAGCTGATGAAGGAGGCCGTCGCGGCGACGCACGGGCCCGAGGTGCTCGGCGGGGTCGGCGCCTTCGCCGGCCTGCTCGACGTCTCGGCGCTCAAGGACTACCGCCGCCCGCTGCTCGCCTCGTCGACCGACGGCGTCGGCACCAAGATCGCGGTCGCCCGGGCCCTCGACGTGCACGACACGATCGGCCAGGACCTCGTGGCGATGGTCGTCGACGACATCATCGTGGTCGGGGCGCGGCCCCTGGCCATGACCGACTACATCGCGTGCGGACGGGTCGTGCCCGAGCGGATCGCCGACATCGTGCGCGGCATCGCCGAGGGCTGCCGGATCGCCGGCTGCGCGCTCGTGGGCGGCGAGACCGCCGAGCACCCCGGGCTCATGGGGCCCGACGACTACGACGTCGCGGGCGCCGCCGTGGGCGTCGTCGAGGCCGACGCCGTGCTCGGCCCCGAGCGCGTGCGCGCGGGCGACGTCGTGATCGGCATGGACTCCTCGGGCCTGCACTCCAACGGCTACTCGCTCGTGCGGGCCGTGCTCGCCGCGCGCGGCTACGGCTGGGAGCGCCACGACGACGAGCTGGGCCGCACGCTCGGCGAGGAGGCCCTCGAGCCCACCCGCATCTACACCGCGGACCTCCTGGACCTGCTGGGCTCGCCCGCGGGAGCCGGCCTGCACGCCCTCAGCCACGTGACCGGCGGCGGACTCGCCGCGAACCTCGCCCGGGTGATCCCGGCGGGGCTCGGTGCCCGCATCGACCGCGGCACCTGGACGCCCGGCGCGATCTTCTCGCGCCTGGGCGCGTGGGGCTCGGTGCCGCTCGCGGACCTCGAGGCCACCCTGAACATGGGCATCGGCATGGTCGCCGTGGTCGCCGAGGACGAGGCCGACGCGACGATCGCGCACCTGGGCGCCCGAGGCCTCGGCGCCCGCGCGATCGGCGAGATGCTCGCGGATGACGAGCTCCCCGCCGCCGCGGGGGACGACGTGCTCACGCGCGGCGCCAAGGGCGTCGACGGGGGAGCGGTGCTCATGTCCGGGGTCCACCCCGGCCGGGGCTGA
- a CDS encoding TetR/AcrR family transcriptional regulator yields the protein MVAPSRPALAGPPGADQRAGMRPPSGSTNRRRAVVEAASRMFAERGYRGTSLREISADVGISHPGLLHYFAPKDALLAAVVGEIEQRAQSAIDRLLEGDRGVAEELIRQGLVDDPEHRQLVAVLCTEAIGHDHPLRLRIARLRRVYERLAEHALRLCAEDGVVDPRVDIEWAARVLVSTSLGHATREATIGDIQPATAGTTAPDCATLLAMLRA from the coding sequence ATGGTCGCACCCTCGCGACCTGCCCTGGCTGGTCCGCCCGGCGCGGACCAGCGCGCCGGCATGCGGCCCCCGTCGGGCTCCACCAACCGCCGGCGCGCGGTCGTCGAGGCCGCCAGCCGCATGTTCGCCGAGCGCGGCTACCGCGGCACGAGCCTCCGTGAGATCTCGGCCGACGTCGGGATCTCCCATCCCGGCCTGCTGCACTACTTCGCCCCGAAGGACGCCCTGCTCGCCGCCGTCGTGGGCGAGATCGAGCAGCGCGCCCAGAGCGCGATCGACCGGCTGCTCGAGGGCGACCGGGGCGTGGCGGAGGAGCTCATCCGGCAGGGGCTCGTCGACGATCCCGAGCACCGTCAGCTGGTGGCGGTCCTGTGCACCGAGGCGATCGGGCACGACCACCCCTTGCGGCTGCGCATCGCTCGGCTGCGGCGCGTCTACGAGCGTCTCGCCGAGCACGCGCTGCGCCTGTGCGCCGAGGACGGTGTGGTCGACCCGCGCGTCGACATCGAGTGGGCCGCGCGCGTGCTCGTGTCCACCTCACTCGGGCATGCCACCCGCGAAGCGACGATCGGGGACATCCAGCCGGCCACCGCCGGAACGACCGCGCCGGACTGCGCGACGCTGCTCGCCATGCTGCGGGCTTAG
- a CDS encoding adenylosuccinate synthase: MPAVVIVGAQWGDEGKGKATDLLGERVDYVVKPNGGNNAGHTVVVHGEKFELKLLPAGILSPQVTPVIGNGVVVNLEALFEEIGVLEARGVDTTRLRVSADAHVVAPYHQTLDKVSERFLGKRAIGTTGRGIGPAYMDKVGRLGIRVQDLFDASILRQKVEGALRQKNELLVKLYNRRAIDVDEITEALLSYADRLRPMVVDTVELLNAALDRDEVVLMEGGQATYLDVDHGTYPFVTSSNPTAGGACTGSGVGPTRIDRVIGIVKAYTTRVGAGPFPTELEDTWGEYLQTTGGEVGVNTGRPRRCGWYDALMIRHAQRINGFTDIVLTKLDVLTGIEEVPICVAYDVDGVLHHEMPMTQTEFHHAVPVYETLPGWTEDLSACRTVEDLPANARAYVERLEELAGCRISAIGVGPDREDTIAVHDLLPHGAREIR; the protein is encoded by the coding sequence ATGCCCGCAGTCGTGATCGTCGGGGCCCAGTGGGGGGACGAGGGCAAGGGCAAGGCCACGGACCTCCTCGGCGAGCGCGTCGACTACGTCGTCAAGCCCAACGGCGGCAACAACGCGGGCCACACCGTCGTCGTGCACGGGGAGAAGTTCGAGCTCAAGCTGCTCCCCGCCGGCATCCTGTCGCCGCAGGTCACGCCGGTCATCGGCAACGGCGTCGTGGTCAACCTCGAGGCCCTGTTCGAGGAGATCGGCGTGCTCGAGGCCCGCGGCGTCGACACCACGCGCCTGCGGGTGAGCGCGGACGCCCACGTCGTCGCCCCGTACCACCAGACCCTCGACAAGGTCAGCGAGCGCTTCCTGGGCAAGCGCGCGATCGGCACCACGGGGCGCGGCATCGGCCCCGCCTACATGGACAAGGTCGGGCGCCTCGGCATCCGCGTCCAGGACCTGTTCGACGCCTCGATCCTGCGCCAGAAGGTCGAGGGCGCGCTGCGCCAGAAGAACGAGCTGCTCGTCAAGCTCTACAACCGGCGCGCGATCGACGTCGACGAGATCACCGAGGCCCTGCTGTCCTACGCCGACCGTCTGCGCCCGATGGTGGTCGACACGGTCGAGCTGCTCAACGCCGCCCTCGACCGCGACGAGGTCGTGCTCATGGAGGGCGGCCAGGCCACCTATCTCGACGTCGACCACGGCACCTACCCGTTCGTGACCAGCTCCAACCCGACCGCGGGCGGCGCGTGCACGGGAAGCGGCGTGGGGCCCACCCGGATCGACCGCGTGATCGGCATCGTCAAGGCGTACACGACGCGCGTGGGCGCGGGCCCCTTCCCGACCGAGCTCGAGGACACGTGGGGCGAGTACCTCCAGACGACGGGCGGCGAGGTGGGCGTCAACACCGGTCGTCCCCGCCGCTGCGGCTGGTACGACGCGCTCATGATCCGTCATGCCCAGCGCATCAACGGCTTCACCGACATCGTGCTGACCAAGCTCGACGTGCTCACCGGCATCGAGGAGGTGCCGATCTGCGTGGCCTACGACGTCGACGGCGTGCTGCACCACGAGATGCCCATGACGCAGACCGAGTTCCACCACGCCGTGCCCGTCTACGAGACGCTGCCCGGGTGGACCGAGGACCTCTCGGCGTGCCGCACGGTCGAGGACCTGCCCGCGAACGCCCGCGCCTACGTCGAGCGCCTCGAGGAGCTCGCGGGCTGCCGGATCAGCGCGATCGGGGTGGGCCCGGACCGCGAGGACACGATCGCGGTGCACGACCTGCTGCCCCACGGCGCCCGGGAGATCCGCTGA
- a CDS encoding copper homeostasis protein CutC — MSVAVEIAVEDEAGLVVAAHAGASRVELCTDLASGGTTPPPELVRLCVARAAALVASRDAVASFEVHVLIRPPGGTAQVHEHPEQFSCTAEQVEQMAAQAAAAVEAGAAGVVLGALARDEHGTWALDLAALEALRDAALHAASRAVRSVQLTCHRALDALPDAAARVAAVEALVPLGFHRALTSGGAVRAIDGTADIAAMVEAADGLVDVCAGGGIRPADIAPLVRATGVADIHLSGRLPSGPADENPDTLTDPAVCTAAVDAAGAL, encoded by the coding sequence ATGAGCGTCGCGGTCGAGATCGCCGTCGAGGATGAGGCGGGGCTCGTCGTCGCCGCCCACGCCGGGGCCTCCCGGGTCGAGCTGTGCACCGACCTGGCCTCGGGCGGGACCACCCCGCCCCCGGAGCTCGTGCGCCTCTGCGTCGCACGCGCCGCCGCCCTCGTCGCGTCGCGCGACGCCGTCGCCTCCTTCGAGGTGCACGTGCTGATCCGGCCGCCCGGCGGCACGGCGCAGGTCCACGAGCACCCCGAGCAGTTCTCCTGCACGGCCGAGCAGGTCGAGCAGATGGCCGCCCAGGCGGCCGCGGCGGTCGAGGCCGGCGCCGCGGGCGTCGTCCTCGGCGCCCTCGCGCGCGACGAGCACGGCACCTGGGCGCTCGACCTGGCAGCCCTCGAGGCCCTCCGCGACGCCGCCCTCCACGCCGCCTCCCGCGCCGTGCGCTCGGTGCAGCTGACATGCCATCGGGCGCTCGACGCCCTGCCCGACGCGGCGGCCCGCGTCGCGGCCGTCGAGGCCCTCGTCCCGCTCGGCTTCCACCGGGCCCTCACCTCGGGCGGCGCGGTCCGCGCGATCGACGGGACCGCCGACATCGCCGCGATGGTCGAGGCCGCCGACGGCCTCGTCGACGTGTGCGCGGGCGGCGGCATCCGCCCCGCCGACATCGCCCCTCTCGTCCGCGCGACCGGCGTCGCCGACATCCACCTGTCCGGGCGCCTGCCCTCGGGCCCCGCGGACGAGAACCCCGACACCCTCACCGATCCGGCGGTCTGCACGGCCGCCGTCGACGCCGCAGGAGCACTGTGA